A single genomic interval of Adhaeribacter pallidiroseus harbors:
- a CDS encoding DUF2752 domain-containing protein — protein sequence MLSYVKITGYILVPVILLLLPANQFDTGTSLCLSKLLLDRACYGCGMARAIMHLIHLDFSAAFTYNKLSFIVFPLLAYLWGQSFLQEVAKHR from the coding sequence ATGTTGTCGTACGTTAAGATCACGGGGTATATTTTGGTGCCGGTTATATTGCTACTGTTACCAGCTAATCAGTTCGATACCGGTACTTCGCTTTGTTTAAGTAAGCTTTTATTAGATAGAGCTTGTTATGGCTGTGGCATGGCCCGGGCCATTATGCACCTGATTCACCTGGATTTTAGCGCGGCGTTTACTTATAATAAATTATCGTTTATTGTTTTTCCCTTATTGGCTTATTTATGGGGACAATCCTTTTTACAAGAAGTAGCCAAGCACCGGTAA
- a CDS encoding ArsR/SmtB family transcription factor, producing the protein MRNLLSRVESKKIDKAASMLKVLAHPKRLAIVDLLGKEEKMTVTEIYKYLDLPQAIASQHLITLKDKGVLSSFKVGTKIYYSLSIPKLIDVIDCLEECCTDI; encoded by the coding sequence ATGAGAAATTTGTTATCGAGAGTGGAGTCTAAAAAAATAGACAAAGCGGCCTCGATGCTCAAGGTGTTAGCCCATCCGAAGCGCCTTGCGATAGTGGATCTTTTAGGGAAAGAAGAGAAGATGACGGTTACGGAAATTTATAAATATTTGGATTTACCGCAGGCCATTGCTTCTCAGCATTTAATTACCTTAAAAGATAAAGGAGTGTTATCTTCTTTTAAAGTAGGCACTAAAATCTATTACTCGCTGTCAATTCCCAAGTTGATAGATGTGATTGATTGCCTGGAAGAATGCTGCACCGATATTTAA
- a CDS encoding anhydro-N-acetylmuramic acid kinase gives MNTYHVIGLMSGTSLDGVDLAYCIFTKKNQNWIYKIYYTATLPYTFFWKQRLNALMAVSAEKFILADHQYGTYLGHAVREFVSKNGITPDFIASHGHTIFHQPSQHIGYQLGNGAYLAAAAQLPVVCDFRTLDMALGGQGAPLVPIGDQLLFGDYDCCLNLGGIANISVPGPTGRIAFDTGACNMLLNALVSQIDLPFDEDGRLARQGKVQIMLLDQLNASDYFNAPHPKSLGKEWVDAHTLQYLLVASCSIPDKLQTACQHIAYHIANSIKKVLPGTASRRVLTTGGGAFNSYLIELIQQDLGNEFTMVVPEPELVSFKEALIFAFLGVLRWRQEPNCLSSVTGAPHDNVGGAIYWGSNTK, from the coding sequence ATGAATACTTACCATGTTATCGGGCTCATGTCGGGCACCTCTCTGGATGGAGTCGACTTAGCATACTGCATATTTACGAAAAAAAATCAAAATTGGATATATAAAATATATTATACTGCTACTTTACCATATACTTTTTTTTGGAAACAGCGTTTAAATGCCCTAATGGCTGTTTCTGCCGAAAAATTTATTTTAGCTGATCACCAGTACGGAACGTATTTGGGCCACGCGGTAAGGGAGTTCGTTAGTAAAAACGGGATTACCCCGGACTTTATTGCCTCGCACGGGCATACCATTTTTCACCAGCCCAGTCAGCATATTGGCTACCAATTAGGCAATGGCGCTTACCTGGCAGCGGCGGCTCAACTACCCGTAGTCTGCGATTTCCGGACCCTCGATATGGCGCTTGGCGGCCAGGGAGCGCCGCTGGTTCCTATTGGCGATCAATTACTGTTTGGCGATTACGATTGTTGTTTAAATTTAGGAGGTATTGCTAATATCTCGGTACCCGGCCCAACCGGCCGAATTGCTTTTGATACCGGGGCCTGCAACATGTTACTGAACGCTTTGGTAAGCCAAATTGATTTACCTTTTGATGAGGATGGCCGGTTAGCGCGGCAAGGGAAAGTACAAATAATGTTATTGGATCAGCTCAATGCTTCCGATTATTTTAACGCTCCTCATCCAAAGTCATTGGGCAAGGAATGGGTAGATGCCCATACATTACAATACTTACTTGTTGCTAGTTGTTCTATACCGGATAAACTGCAAACGGCCTGTCAGCATATTGCTTATCATATTGCAAACAGTATCAAGAAAGTATTGCCGGGTACCGCATCGCGGCGTGTGTTAACCACGGGTGGGGGAGCCTTTAATTCTTATTTAATCGAGCTTATTCAGCAAGATTTAGGAAATGAATTTACAATGGTAGTACCGGAACCAGAATTAGTAAGTTTTAAGGAGGCGCTGATTTTCGCCTTTTTAGGGGTTCTCCGCTGGCGCCAGGAACCTAATTGTTTAAGCAGTGTTACCGGCGCCCCGCACGATAACGTAGGTGGCGCTATTTATTGGGGAAGTAATACTAAGTAG
- a CDS encoding TM2 domain-containing protein, giving the protein MKLKFLFSHLVAVLLLTACARETYYFPKVGDPYGSHYKKKAPVAASNESQEKAVTAADLLTQSTRAKEVAALVASTHHITTTTAKAKIQPLKTIAGAKKITKIAQLKAALKVKKDVKAIIKAAEKKEKATVPADAAETGKSQLIAAILAFFVGALGIHRFYLGYTGIGIAQILTLGGCGIWALIDLIRILMGDLKPKGGEYSETLDDL; this is encoded by the coding sequence ATGAAACTTAAATTTTTATTCAGCCATTTAGTTGCGGTACTTTTGTTAACTGCCTGTGCCCGCGAAACTTATTATTTTCCCAAAGTAGGCGATCCGTACGGTAGTCATTATAAGAAAAAAGCGCCCGTTGCTGCCAGTAATGAGAGCCAGGAAAAAGCAGTTACTGCTGCCGATTTGCTAACACAATCAACTCGGGCAAAAGAAGTAGCAGCGTTAGTGGCTTCTACCCACCACATAACTACAACTACGGCAAAAGCTAAAATACAACCGCTTAAAACCATTGCGGGCGCAAAGAAGATTACCAAGATAGCGCAGTTAAAAGCCGCGTTAAAAGTTAAAAAAGACGTAAAAGCCATTATCAAAGCTGCCGAGAAAAAAGAAAAAGCAACTGTTCCCGCCGATGCAGCCGAAACTGGAAAGAGCCAGTTAATTGCGGCTATATTAGCTTTTTTTGTAGGAGCATTGGGTATTCACCGTTTTTATTTAGGTTATACCGGTATTGGTATTGCGCAGATATTAACCTTAGGTGGCTGTGGCATTTGGGCCCTGATCGATCTGATCCGGATTTTGATGGGTGATTTAAAGCCGAAAGGTGGCGAATATTCCGAAACGCTGGATGATTTATAA